In Pleurocapsa sp. PCC 7319, the following are encoded in one genomic region:
- a CDS encoding DMT family transporter, protein MQNSPILYVKLVLTMAIWGGTFVAGRVVSQTINPFTASFSRFAIASVCLGLLTFPGQNKLPRLTFRQVLLVILLGLSGVLAYNIFFFVGLKEISASRAGLIIALNPVAITISSRIFFQEKLTSLKIIGIFISFLGAALVITEGNISSLIAHGVGKGELSILGCVVSWVIYSLLGKLAMQELSALTTTTYAIWSGTILLLPLAIGEQKNQLPNINLLTGVSLAYLGVLGTVVAFNWYYDGIKAISAAKAAIFINLVPVFAIIFSVLFLQESLSYILLLGGSLVILGVSLVNKSNA, encoded by the coding sequence ATGCAGAATTCTCCAATACTCTACGTCAAATTAGTTCTCACCATGGCAATTTGGGGCGGAACGTTCGTAGCAGGGAGAGTAGTTTCTCAAACTATAAACCCTTTCACTGCATCTTTTAGTCGTTTTGCGATCGCTTCTGTTTGTCTTGGATTGTTAACATTCCCAGGACAGAATAAACTACCCCGATTAACATTTCGACAAGTCCTCCTAGTTATCTTATTAGGCTTGAGCGGAGTTCTTGCTTATAATATTTTTTTCTTTGTCGGCTTGAAAGAAATTTCTGCCAGTCGTGCGGGATTGATTATTGCCTTAAATCCAGTGGCTATTACCATCAGCTCTCGGATTTTTTTTCAAGAGAAGCTTACTTCCTTAAAGATAATTGGAATTTTCATCTCGTTCTTAGGAGCAGCATTGGTAATTACTGAGGGAAATATTAGTAGCTTGATTGCTCATGGAGTTGGCAAAGGTGAGTTGTCTATTTTGGGTTGCGTTGTCAGCTGGGTAATTTATTCTCTTTTAGGAAAACTAGCAATGCAAGAATTGTCTGCTTTAACTACTACTACCTATGCAATTTGGAGCGGTACGATTTTGTTATTACCTTTAGCTATAGGGGAACAAAAAAATCAGCTACCAAATATCAACTTATTGACAGGGGTTAGTTTAGCTTATTTAGGTGTTTTAGGGACTGTAGTTGCATTTAACTGGTACTACGATGGAATTAAAGCGATCAGTGCTGCTAAAGCTGCTATTTTTATTAATTTAGTACCCGTATTTGCCATCATCTTTAGTGTTCTTTTTTTACAAGAATCCTTGTCTTATATCTTGTTGCTAGGCGGTAGTTTAGTAATATTGGGCGTATCGTTAGTCAACAAATCAAATGCCTAA
- a CDS encoding EAL domain-containing protein encodes MCFKPHYPEYFYYPQNPLEPERVLVDSGHVTQNNLAEIKRRKIKLSIDDFGTGYSSLSYLRRLPIDNLKIDRSFVDSINSDPESFEIVKTIITLAHTLGMDAIAEGVENIAQVERLKSLGCEFVQGYLFAEPLEPDAIESILSKYELKVRN; translated from the coding sequence TTGTGCTTCAAGCCCCATTATCCTGAGTATTTCTACTACCCACAAAATCCGTTAGAACCAGAACGAGTTTTGGTAGATTCAGGACACGTTACTCAAAACAATTTAGCAGAAATTAAACGCCGAAAAATCAAATTAAGTATCGATGATTTTGGTACAGGCTATTCTTCTCTCAGTTATTTACGTCGATTACCAATAGATAATCTGAAAATAGACCGTTCTTTTGTTGATAGTATTAATTCGGATCCAGAAAGCTTCGAGATTGTTAAGACTATTATTACCTTGGCACATACTTTGGGAATGGATGCAATCGCTGAAGGGGTCGAAAATATCGCCCAGGTTGAACGTCTCAAAAGTCTGGGTTGTGAATTCGTGCAAGGATACTTATTTGCTGAACCTCTAGAACCAGATGCGATCGAGTCTATTTTAAGTAAATATGAGTTAAAAGTTCGGAATTAG
- the leuD gene encoding 3-isopropylmalate dehydratase small subunit yields the protein MSQVKAISGKAIAVTGDDIDTDRIIPARYLRCVTFDGLGEHAFEDDRAQADGQHPFDFPQYQDASVLVVNNNFGCGSSREHAPQALAKWGIQAIVGESFAEIFFGNCVAIGVPCVIASPSEIKQLQKLIQENPQAEVLVDLESMQVTSNDLSVAVQMNEGSRQMFLRGTWDNCGQLLDNIANIKTTAANLPYVDWQKV from the coding sequence ATGAGCCAAGTTAAAGCAATATCAGGTAAGGCGATCGCCGTCACGGGAGATGATATCGATACGGATCGCATAATTCCTGCCCGCTATCTCCGTTGTGTCACTTTTGATGGTTTAGGGGAACATGCTTTTGAGGATGATCGCGCTCAAGCCGATGGTCAACATCCTTTTGATTTCCCTCAATATCAAGATGCTAGTGTCTTAGTTGTAAATAATAACTTTGGCTGTGGTTCATCTCGTGAACACGCTCCCCAAGCACTAGCTAAATGGGGTATTCAAGCAATTGTCGGTGAAAGTTTTGCTGAGATCTTTTTTGGTAACTGTGTGGCGATCGGTGTTCCCTGTGTAATTGCTTCTCCCTCAGAAATTAAGCAACTACAAAAATTAATTCAAGAGAATCCTCAAGCAGAGGTTTTAGTTGATTTAGAATCTATGCAAGTTACAAGCAATGATTTATCGGTGGCAGTACAAATGAACGAAGGTTCACGACAGATGTTTCTTCGGGGGACTTGGGATAATTGCGGACAATTATTGGACAATATTGCCAATATTAAAACTACTGCGGCTAACTTGCCCTACGTTGATTGGCAAAAAGTCTAG
- a CDS encoding cation:proton antiporter produces MPNSLLLSMILILLLGFLGGQLASKVGAPSLLGMMIVGILLGSQVSNLISESALNLADDLRTMAVMVILMRAGLGLDREKLVRQGSVALRLGFLPAMTEAIAISFVSIWLFQFDFLTGLLLGCVVSAESPAVIVPGMLRLKSLGWGVSKGIADAILTGSALSDVLVLLVFSLVLNFLAQGSIASNALWLMPIQVITQIIFGVIIGYLTAKLIVFCVIKQHWCQNPVQETLITASLALLLVVLANQLPYFSGYLAVMAMGFFLIEFSPPLARRLRQEFNYLWIVAEILLFVLMGASIQLEVLGDVLFSGIILLVIGLIFGRTIGWYLSTLGSNWTWREKLFLLPGNSAKATVQAAIGAIPLSLGIPGGDIILAIAALSILITAPLGAWAIPTFAPKLLTQDAVDPTKTTVTFRTVILGAINTSSMAISVLTKVADLARRTNGKAMIIHVADNISESELQKLELLTNKLLLDIPHQFVTTTGLVSEEIVRLAQECQATEIVLGKSQNQLSQELLTTSVSQAVLQATKIPVIIV; encoded by the coding sequence ATGCCTAACAGCTTACTACTCAGCATGATCTTGATCCTTTTATTGGGATTCCTTGGTGGTCAATTAGCCAGTAAAGTCGGCGCTCCCTCATTACTGGGAATGATGATTGTAGGAATATTGCTTGGCTCGCAAGTTAGTAATTTAATTTCCGAGAGTGCTTTGAATCTAGCTGATGATTTGAGAACTATGGCAGTCATGGTTATCTTAATGCGAGCAGGTTTGGGACTAGATCGGGAAAAATTAGTTAGACAGGGCAGTGTGGCTTTGCGATTGGGTTTTCTACCCGCTATGACAGAAGCGATCGCTATATCCTTTGTTTCCATCTGGCTATTTCAGTTTGATTTCTTAACAGGTTTACTCTTAGGCTGTGTAGTCAGTGCGGAATCTCCTGCGGTAATTGTCCCGGGAATGTTACGGCTCAAAAGTTTAGGTTGGGGGGTTTCCAAGGGAATAGCCGACGCAATATTAACCGGTAGTGCTTTATCAGATGTGCTGGTACTATTGGTTTTCAGTCTGGTCTTGAATTTTTTAGCTCAAGGGAGTATCGCCTCTAATGCTTTATGGCTAATGCCAATACAGGTAATCACCCAAATTATTTTTGGAGTAATAATTGGTTATTTAACGGCAAAATTAATTGTTTTCTGCGTCATTAAACAACATTGGTGCCAAAATCCCGTACAGGAAACCTTAATTACCGCTAGTCTGGCTTTACTACTAGTTGTTTTAGCTAACCAACTTCCCTATTTTTCTGGTTACTTAGCAGTGATGGCGATGGGCTTTTTTCTAATTGAATTTAGTCCCCCCCTAGCTCGCAGATTACGTCAGGAATTTAACTATTTGTGGATTGTGGCAGAGATATTATTATTTGTACTGATGGGAGCATCTATTCAGTTAGAAGTATTAGGTGATGTCTTGTTCTCAGGAATTATCTTACTCGTAATTGGCTTGATTTTTGGTCGTACAATTGGTTGGTATTTATCCACTCTAGGAAGTAATTGGACTTGGCGCGAGAAATTATTTTTATTACCAGGAAACTCAGCTAAAGCAACGGTACAGGCAGCTATTGGAGCAATTCCACTTAGTTTGGGTATACCAGGAGGAGATATAATTCTAGCGATCGCTGCTTTATCAATTCTAATTACGGCTCCCCTTGGTGCTTGGGCAATTCCCACATTTGCCCCCAAACTCTTAACTCAAGATGCGGTAGATCCTACAAAAACGACCGTTACATTTCGTACTGTTATCTTAGGTGCGATCAATACTTCCTCGATGGCGATTTCTGTCTTAACCAAAGTTGCCGACTTAGCTCGGAGAACCAATGGCAAAGCTATGATTATCCACGTTGCTGATAATATTTCAGAATCAGAACTGCAAAAGTTGGAGCTACTGACTAACAAATTGCTGTTAGATATTCCTCATCAGTTTGTAACTACTACAGGTTTAGTATCAGAGGAAATTGTACGATTAGCTCAAGAGTGTCAAGCTACGGAAATTGTTTTAGGCAAATCTCAAAATCAGTTATCACAAGAATTATTGACTACTTCCGTATCCCAAGCAGTTTTGCAAGCCACTAAAATTCCCGTGATCATAGTTTGA
- a CDS encoding ferredoxin--nitrite reductase, whose protein sequence is MTIEADTKIKLNKLEKAKAAKDGLDVKNELEHFAQIGWEAVDKTDLEMRLKWLGVFYRPVTPGQFMVRMRVPNGVVTSEQMQVLASAIQRYGEEGTADITTRQNIQLRGVRLEDIPDIFRQFKAVGLTSIQSGMDNVRNLTGSPVAGIDPDELIDTREMMKKVQDMITNNSEGNYAFTNLPRKFNIAIEGARDNSIHAELNDLAFVPAYKDGVLGFNVLVGGYLSAQRCAESIPLGVWIPANDEDVVELSRAVLTVYTVNGGKEGLRASRPKARMMWLIETWGLEKFRAEVEQEFGKTLASAAPKDEITQDKKDHLGIHPQKQAGYSYVGLHVPMGRLTADSMFDLARLAEVYGNGEIRLTVEQNAIIPHIANENIDTFLSEPLLEKFTINPSTLSRSVISCTGAQYCNFALIETKQRAWQLAQELDRELDIPNRVRLHWTGCPNSCGQPQAGDIGLMGTKVRKDGQAVEGAKVFTGGKVGQNAELGTLINKGVACDDLKVTLRNLLIEEFDAKLKEGVVIEESIPTEETPPSDTQESAADSAKTTKIFFANSWKEAVCSEPEYILDAAEKVDIEIENSCRAGTCGTCVANILKGEVTYEEDYDALSDLEPGQILTCCSKPVSSVVIDA, encoded by the coding sequence ATGACTATTGAAGCCGATACAAAAATCAAACTCAACAAACTAGAGAAAGCAAAAGCAGCCAAGGATGGTCTAGATGTTAAAAACGAACTAGAACATTTCGCCCAAATTGGCTGGGAAGCAGTTGATAAAACCGATTTAGAAATGCGTCTTAAGTGGTTAGGGGTTTTTTATCGTCCAGTAACCCCTGGTCAGTTTATGGTCCGAATGCGAGTTCCCAATGGAGTTGTTACTAGCGAACAAATGCAGGTTTTGGCTAGTGCGATCCAACGCTACGGAGAAGAAGGAACAGCAGATATTACTACACGTCAGAACATTCAATTGAGAGGTGTTCGCCTAGAAGACATTCCTGATATTTTTCGCCAGTTTAAAGCAGTAGGACTGACCAGTATTCAGTCAGGCATGGACAATGTTCGCAATCTAACAGGTTCTCCTGTAGCGGGCATCGATCCTGATGAATTGATTGACACTCGGGAAATGATGAAGAAGGTTCAAGACATGATTACCAATAACAGTGAAGGTAATTATGCTTTTACTAATCTTCCCCGCAAATTTAATATTGCGATCGAGGGAGCCAGAGACAATTCTATTCACGCTGAATTGAACGACCTGGCATTTGTTCCTGCATATAAAGACGGCGTTTTGGGTTTTAATGTCTTAGTCGGTGGTTATCTATCAGCTCAACGCTGTGCGGAATCAATTCCTTTAGGAGTTTGGATACCTGCTAACGATGAAGATGTGGTTGAGCTTTCTCGGGCTGTTCTTACCGTTTATACCGTAAATGGAGGTAAGGAAGGATTGAGAGCTAGTCGCCCTAAAGCTCGTATGATGTGGTTAATCGAGACTTGGGGGCTGGAAAAATTCCGAGCGGAAGTAGAGCAAGAATTTGGCAAAACTTTAGCCTCTGCTGCACCAAAAGATGAAATTACTCAAGATAAGAAAGATCATTTGGGGATACATCCCCAGAAGCAGGCAGGCTACAGTTATGTTGGTTTGCACGTTCCCATGGGGCGTTTAACTGCTGACTCCATGTTTGACCTAGCTAGATTAGCAGAAGTTTATGGTAACGGGGAAATTCGTCTTACAGTAGAGCAAAACGCAATTATTCCTCATATCGCTAATGAAAATATCGACACTTTTCTCAGTGAACCATTATTAGAGAAATTTACCATTAACCCCAGCACTCTTTCTCGCTCAGTTATTTCCTGTACGGGAGCCCAGTATTGCAATTTTGCTTTGATTGAAACCAAACAAAGAGCCTGGCAATTAGCTCAAGAATTAGATCGAGAATTAGATATTCCCAACCGAGTTCGCCTTCATTGGACAGGATGTCCTAATTCCTGTGGGCAGCCTCAAGCAGGAGATATTGGCTTAATGGGGACCAAGGTTCGTAAAGATGGTCAAGCTGTAGAAGGAGCGAAAGTATTTACTGGTGGTAAAGTTGGTCAGAATGCTGAATTAGGAACTTTGATCAATAAAGGTGTTGCTTGTGATGATCTCAAAGTAACATTGCGTAATTTATTAATTGAAGAATTCGATGCCAAATTAAAAGAGGGAGTGGTTATTGAAGAGTCTATTCCCACGGAAGAAACTCCTCCATCAGATACTCAAGAGTCAGCAGCAGATTCTGCTAAGACTACTAAGATATTCTTCGCTAATTCCTGGAAAGAAGCTGTTTGTTCTGAGCCAGAATATATTTTGGATGCAGCCGAAAAAGTAGATATAGAAATTGAGAATAGCTGTCGTGCAGGGACTTGTGGTACTTGCGTTGCCAACATTCTCAAAGGAGAAGTAACTTACGAAGAAGATTATGATGCCCTGAGTGATTTAGAACCAGGACAAATTTTAACCTGTTGCTCTAAACCTGTTAGTTCAGTAGTCATTGATGCCTAA
- a CDS encoding GNAT family N-acetyltransferase, translated as MTTINLAELFETEDIKAFYNQCGYEGGLNEEDLILIAQLEGKIIGAVRLCPDNGFVVLRGMQILASFQSQGVGTQLLQACAEQLADRVCYCIPWQHLRSFYQQIGFQEVLPVEVPVLLKERFDNYISRGMNVILMGRFPAIYSHSK; from the coding sequence ATGACGACAATCAACCTAGCAGAACTATTTGAGACTGAAGACATTAAAGCTTTTTACAATCAATGTGGTTATGAAGGTGGTCTGAACGAAGAAGATCTGATACTGATTGCTCAATTAGAAGGAAAAATTATTGGTGCAGTACGTTTGTGTCCAGATAATGGTTTTGTTGTGTTGCGAGGAATGCAGATTCTAGCTTCATTTCAGAGTCAAGGTGTTGGTACACAATTACTTCAGGCGTGCGCAGAGCAACTTGCGGATCGAGTTTGTTATTGTATTCCGTGGCAACACCTGCGATCGTTCTATCAGCAAATAGGATTCCAAGAAGTATTGCCAGTTGAGGTTCCGGTCTTGTTAAAAGAGCGATTCGATAACTATATTTCTAGGGGAATGAACGTCATTCTAATGGGTCGATTCCCAGCCATATATAGTCATTCCAAATAA